The sequence GTGCTGATAAGCAAGAGAAGAACACGATCGTTCATTCGTTTAACAGGAACTTCTCCAAACGTGCCGATGGTAACCCTAACACGCACGCATTTGTAACGTCTCCAGAAATGGTGGCCGCGATCGCAATCTCTGGTGATCTAGGCTTTAACCCCCTTACGGATACCTTGACCAATGCAAACGGTGAGGAAGTGAAATTGGATCCTCCGAAAGGAGAGGAACTTCCTGCCAAAGGTTTTGCGGTAGAGGACAATGGATATCAAGCTCCAGCGGAAGATGGAAGCGGAATTGAAGTAAAGGTAAATCCAGATTCCAAACGTCTTCAGCTGTTGACGCCATTTGAGCCTTGGGATGGTAAGAACATCACGGGTGCCAAGCTTTTGATCAAGGCGTTTGGTAAATGTACCACTGATCACATCTCCATGGCAGGTCCGTGGTTGAGATTTAGAGGTCATTTGGATAATATTTCCGATAATTGCCTGATCGGTGCGGTCAATGCGTTTAATGAAGAAACAAATGCGGTGAAGAGTCAATTGACAGGTGAATATGGTCCTGTTCCAGCCACCCAACGCGCCTATAAGGCCGCTGGAATTCCTACTATTGTGGTAGGTGACCATAACTATGGCGAAGGTTCTTCCAGAGAGCATGCAGCGATGGAGCCGAGACATTTGGGCGTGAAAGCGGTGTTGGTGAAATCCTTTGCCCGTATTCACGAGACCAATTTGAAGAAACAAGGTATGCTAGCCTTAACGTTCGATAATGAGGCTGACTATGATAAGGTACAGGAAGATGATACCATCAACTTCTTGGATTTGGACCAGTTTGCGCCAGATAAGCCGTTGACATTGGAGTTTGTTCATGCTGATGGATCCAAAGACGTGATTGTGGCTAACCATAGCTATAATGACGCGCAAATTAAGTGGTTCAAGGCAGGTTCTGCCCTTAATTTGATTAAAGAAGAACAAAAGAAGAATGCCTAATTGTTAATATTTAACAGTTTTTGGTAATAAAGAGGCTTAATGATGGATTCATTAAGCCTCTTTTTTTTTATATTTAAGCTGTATAAAATAACTTTTTATGAATACTAAATGCTTGTTGTTAATGTTTTTGGTCGCTTTGTCTATTTCTTCACATGCGCAAGAAGCGGATTCCATTCCAGAAAAGGACGAGACGGAGATCGGTGTTTCTGAGGGTGATTTCCCCAAAAATGCCTTAAGGTTGTTGGAGGATGTTTCCAGAGTGGACAAGTTTAAGTATTACAAAAAGGACAGCCTGGGAGCCGAGGTGTATGTGGCTAAGTTTAAGGTTAAAGGAGAACAATATACTGTTTTGTTTGATGTAAAAGGAGTACTCAACTGGGTGGAGGTAAATATTGGCCAAAAGGAAATAGAACCTTCGGATAGCCGACAGGCGATTATGGGGTATTTTGATCAGCGCTTTAAACGGACAAAAGTGATGGAAATTAAAAAACTGTTTTTGCCCAAAGGAAGTGGTCTTGAAATTGATACTGTTATTGAGGCTTTTAGTGATGGAAAAGATATGTCATTCTGTACGATCAAGTATATGGTGGAAGTGTCTGGCGATATTGGAGATGGAGCAGCCAAGCTTTATGAAGTGACTTTTAATGAAGCGGGAGAATATGAAAAAATAGAAAGTGTAGAGATGCACAATATGGATAACATCATTTTTTGACCATTGATATGAGGTTTTTCTTAGCCATCGGTATATTTTTTTTGTTAGCGAGTAGTACTTTTGGACAGGATGGGAGTAATACTTATTGGGGGACACAACTCGAGACATCATATACCTATCGGCTCCCAAAAGGATGGAAAGCAAACGGTAAGCTGTATACTCGGATTTTCTGGGCCAAGGATGCCCAAGCAAGGGAGGAAAACAGTAAAACAGCCCCAGCCATGGATGTGATTCGTTTTAGTCTGGCTATCGCAAAAAACCATTCTCCTTTTTTTTCCTACGGGATGGGGTACCTTATTGGTGGAGAGAGAGAATATGGCGGAGCGTTTATTAGGGAGAATAGGTTGTTCCAGCAGGTGACCTTTTCCCAACTACTCAAAGGAAGGTCCCGGTTTGCACAACAAATAAGGTTGGAGGAGCGTTTCTTGGAAAATGGCAATCGATTACGTCTCCGGTTGAAGTTTACCTACGAACTACCGCTTCAGGGCAATAACCTGGATCCAAAAGAGTGGTATTTATTGGGCGAATATGAAGCAATGATGAACTTGAGAAGGCAAGATGAGCAAAGTACTTTTTTTAGCGACAACCGATTTCAATTGAATTTTGGTAGATATACCCAAAAGCTTAAGAAAATTGAATATGGAGTAGGGTACTATTTGACGGATATTTCAAAAGTCGCTGATAAAGAGAAATTTTGGTTCATTCGGTTTGCATTGTTTTTAAATTGATTGTTTAAATAATACAATAAAATAAGTATTTGGTATTTAAAATTTTGGTTTTATGCAAAATTTAATCAATTTTAAACTTAAACTACCATAAGCTGATGAGGCTACCATCGATGAATACTTTTAAGGCAGTCGTTGAACAATCCACGGACATCGTTTTTATTGTGGATAACAAAGCACCGTATAAGGTTGTTTACGGGAATAAGATCTTTTATGAGCAGATAGGAGATAAGTTAGCAGACAAGTCACTGGCAGGGATGCAGGTGGATGAGGGAGCTTTTTCTTTTCATGAGGAATTTATAATTAACCTGGATAACGAATACTTTTCCTTTTTTATGGAAGAGCTAAAGGAGGACCATGTCTTTCTTTTTCACAGGGGCACCAAGGTCAAAATCACTAGTACTGCCCAAGGAGCAGAAACAAGGCAGTTTTCAAACGGGGAAATGCAGTTTTTTAAGCTATTGAACGAAAAAGTCCCCAGTGCCAATTTCCAGCTTGTGTTAGATGGTGATGGGAAAATGTGCTTTTCTTATTTGAGTGATAGGGTAAAAAAGATGTTCAAGCTTGAGGCAGACGGAGAGGAGATCACCAGCTTGGATTATTTGTTGAGTAAAGTCCATCCAATGGACGTCGGGAAGGTGCTGAAGTCGATTGTCCATAGTGCCCGGGTAAAGGGCCATTGGGAGTGTGTTTTTCGAATTTCAGTAAGGGAAAATGCAGAACCGCTGTGGGTTTTGGGAAGGGCTATTCCTGAACATGAATCAGATAATCTATATTGGTATGGCTCTATTGTAGATGTATCGGTTTTGAAAAGGCGGGAGATGGAACTGGAAAAAGCCAAGCTGGATGCAGAGGCTTCCGGTAAGGTCAAGTCAGATTTTATCTCTACGATTATTCATGAGATCCGTACCCCTCTAAATGCCATTTCTGGATCGGTGTTCTCGCTTTACGAAGAGGGCTATGCTGCTGGGCAAAAGCCATTGCTGAACAACATTAGTTTTGCGACGGACAGTTTAATCATCATGGTCAACGACTTGCTGGATTTTCAAAAGACCGAAGCAGGTAAAATCCAGCTTGAATATAAACCGTTTAACCTTCGCGAGCTTTTAGAACAAGTGATCGGAGGGCTAAAATACCAGGCTCATGAATCCAAGAACTCGTTAAACCTCATTGCTTCCGGTCACTTGGACCTGCGTGTAGTGGGGGATCGGTTGCGATTGGCACAGGTGCTGAACAATTTAATTTCCAATGGCCTTAAGTTTACCAATCAGGGAAGGGTGGATGTAACGGCGACCATTGCAGCGGAAACAGACATGGACGTCAGGGTGTATTTTGAAGTGAAGGATACTGGCATCGGCATTGCCCGTGAAAACCTTCAAAAGGTGTTCAATGAATTTGAGCAGGTTACACAAAGTTTTGATGTCAAATATGGGGGGACAGGATTGGGGATGCCCATCACCAAAAAGCTCCTCCAGCTGATGGGAAGTGAAATTCAAGTGGAATCTGAGGAGGGAAAGGGAAGTACGTTCTTTTTCGAACTCTCCTTTATGAAGCCAGTGGCTTCGGAAGTAGGAGCATTGGTATATCCTGAAACCCTAAAGTCGCAAGTTCATAATTTACCTGTTGGGCTGAAAGTGCTGTTGGCAGAAGATAATGATGTCAATGCTATTGTCGTCTTGAAGATTATTAAGCGCTGGGGAATGGTTTGTGAGCGTGTCTGCGACGGACAAGAGGCCGTGGAATTAGCAAAGCGGAATGACTACGATCTGGTGTTGATGGATGTACAAATGCCCATTCTGGATGGCTGCCAAGCTGCCAAGCGGATCAAGGAACATTCATCAGTTCCCATAATTGCCCTTACTGCCGCTTCTAAAAGTGAATGCTGCAGCAAACATGATATGGCCTTTTTGGACGCGTTTGTCTCCAAGCCCATCAATGCCGCTGACTTAAAGGACAGGATTTATAACCTGATTGTACCTCACATTTCCTGAGCCAAGTCCAGGTACTTTTTGGTAAGTTTGATGGAAGAGTCTTTCGAATAAACCTCTTGAAGGTA comes from Echinicola vietnamensis DSM 17526 and encodes:
- a CDS encoding PepSY-like domain-containing protein, which translates into the protein MNTKCLLLMFLVALSISSHAQEADSIPEKDETEIGVSEGDFPKNALRLLEDVSRVDKFKYYKKDSLGAEVYVAKFKVKGEQYTVLFDVKGVLNWVEVNIGQKEIEPSDSRQAIMGYFDQRFKRTKVMEIKKLFLPKGSGLEIDTVIEAFSDGKDMSFCTIKYMVEVSGDIGDGAAKLYEVTFNEAGEYEKIESVEMHNMDNIIF
- a CDS encoding DUF2490 domain-containing protein; protein product: MRFFLAIGIFFLLASSTFGQDGSNTYWGTQLETSYTYRLPKGWKANGKLYTRIFWAKDAQAREENSKTAPAMDVIRFSLAIAKNHSPFFSYGMGYLIGGEREYGGAFIRENRLFQQVTFSQLLKGRSRFAQQIRLEERFLENGNRLRLRLKFTYELPLQGNNLDPKEWYLLGEYEAMMNLRRQDEQSTFFSDNRFQLNFGRYTQKLKKIEYGVGYYLTDISKVADKEKFWFIRFALFLN
- a CDS encoding ATP-binding protein; the encoded protein is MRLPSMNTFKAVVEQSTDIVFIVDNKAPYKVVYGNKIFYEQIGDKLADKSLAGMQVDEGAFSFHEEFIINLDNEYFSFFMEELKEDHVFLFHRGTKVKITSTAQGAETRQFSNGEMQFFKLLNEKVPSANFQLVLDGDGKMCFSYLSDRVKKMFKLEADGEEITSLDYLLSKVHPMDVGKVLKSIVHSARVKGHWECVFRISVRENAEPLWVLGRAIPEHESDNLYWYGSIVDVSVLKRREMELEKAKLDAEASGKVKSDFISTIIHEIRTPLNAISGSVFSLYEEGYAAGQKPLLNNISFATDSLIIMVNDLLDFQKTEAGKIQLEYKPFNLRELLEQVIGGLKYQAHESKNSLNLIASGHLDLRVVGDRLRLAQVLNNLISNGLKFTNQGRVDVTATIAAETDMDVRVYFEVKDTGIGIARENLQKVFNEFEQVTQSFDVKYGGTGLGMPITKKLLQLMGSEIQVESEEGKGSTFFFELSFMKPVASEVGALVYPETLKSQVHNLPVGLKVLLAEDNDVNAIVVLKIIKRWGMVCERVCDGQEAVELAKRNDYDLVLMDVQMPILDGCQAAKRIKEHSSVPIIALTAASKSECCSKHDMAFLDAFVSKPINAADLKDRIYNLIVPHIS